Proteins found in one Aethina tumida isolate Nest 87 chromosome 1, icAetTumi1.1, whole genome shotgun sequence genomic segment:
- the LOC126264197 gene encoding uncharacterized protein LOC126264197, whose protein sequence is MNKVRIAHTPPSDRPYDFPGPTRMEFGLCYELLERGAPEFKQAGPDLTAQGVVPGLDEGVPSTLPKFPATVFLPDEGDNLARKTMLLADVRSSKSCTANRWFPLNNGIATSWFSSYEAPTGNNSR, encoded by the exons ATGAACAAGGTGCGGATAGCGCATACGCCTCCCTCAGATAGACCTTATGACTTTCCAGGTCCGACGAGGATGGAGTTCGGCCTCTGCTATGAACTCCTGGAACGAGGAGCTCCGGAGTTCAAGCAGGCAGGCCCGGACCTCACGGCTCAGGGCGTTGTACCGGGCCTTGATGAAGGGGTCCCGAGTACGCTGCCAAAGTTTCCTGCTACGGTTTTTCTTCCTGATGAGGGTGACAACCTCGCCAGGAAGACTATGCTGCTTGCAGATGTTAGG AGTTCAAAATCCTGCACCGCAAATCGgtggtttccattaaataacggAATTGCAACCAGTTGGTTTTCCTCTTACGAGGCTCCCACTGGCAACAATTCTCGTTAA